The sequence below is a genomic window from Streptomyces sp. V1I1.
TCGGGCACCAGGGCGAGTCCGGCCAGCAGGAGAAGTGCCATGAAGGGGGTGGTCTTCCAGACCTCGGCGAGGATGATCAGCCCGATGGCCGGCCACTGCTCGGTCAGCGGGGCATCACCGGACGGCAGGAGTGCGGCGAGGTAGCCGGTGTCCGGGGTCCAGGCGTACTGCCAGGAGTAGGCGGCGACCACGGTGACGATGCCGTAGGGGATCAGGATCGCGGTACGCACGGTCCCCCGGCCGAAAATGGCACGGTGCATGACCAGGGCCAGCGCGAAGCCTAGGACGAGTTCCACGGTTACGGAGACGGCGGTGATGAACAGCGTGACCCACAACGCCTCCCACCAGAATTCGGAGGAGAGCACGGCCCCGTAGTTGCTCAGGCCCACGAAACGCGCCTGGTTCGGGAAGCGCAGGTCGTAGCGCTGCAGGGACAGATAGATCGCGTAGCCGATGGGGTAGGCCGTGACGGCGAGCATGACGACCACCGCGGGCGCGCACAGCAGCAGGCCCAGCCGTCGCTCCTGTCGTGCGCCCTCGGACAGTGCCTCGGTCCTGCCGGGCGCCGGAGCCGGAGCCGTCGACGTCGCGGGGGGCGGGGTGTTCACGGGATCAGCCCCTTGGACTGGAGGGCGTCCTCGATCTGGCTGCCGATGTTCTCGACATCGCTGCGGGGCTGGATCCCCGAGGGCGGGGAGAGCGTGTGCGAGATCGCGATGGACACGTTCTGGTAGGCGGGCGTCTGGGGGCGGACGCTGGCGTTCTCCAGGGCCGAGAGCACTTCGGAGGCGAACGGGTAGCTCTTGGCGAGTGCCTTGTCGGTGTAGAGCGCGCGCAGCGTGGGCGGCAGTCCGCCCTTGAGCGCCGCGGTCATCTGGTTCTGGCGATTGCGCAGGCACAGCGCGGCCTCGAACGCGAGGCCGGGGTGGCGCGAGTAGGCGCCGATGGCGAGGTCGATGCCGCCGATCGTGGGTTTCGAGGGCCGGCCCGGGTCCACGCCGGGGTACGGCGCCCAGCGGAAACTCTTGAACAGCTCGGGCTTGTTCGCCTTCATCGACGGATACACGAACGGGTAGTTCAGCTCGAAGGCGGCAGTGCCCGACTCCATCGCGAGCCGGTTCTGGTCCTCCATCTGGTTGGAGAGGGAGGGGTCTGCGGCGGGAGAGGTGGCCAAGTCGTGCATGATCGTGGCCGCTTGGACCGCGGGCGGGCCGAGCGAGGGTGCTGTGGCTGCGGCGTTGAGGATGGAGCCGCCCGCGCTCTCCACGAGCGTGTTGAACCAGACCGTCAGCCCCTCGTACTGGGCGCCCTGGATCTCGACGTAGTGGGGCTTGCCCTCCTTGGCGAGGTCGCGTGCCATGTCCAGCATCTCGGCCCAGGTCTTGGGGGGCCTGGGCACGAGGTCGCTTCGGTACCACAGCAACTGGGTGTTGGTGTTGTACGGGACGGCGTACAACTTGCCCTTCCACGTGGCCGTTTGAAGCGGCACTTCGAGAGTACCCTCGGTGGCGCTGCGCCGGTTGCTGCCCGTCCACGGCAGGATCCATTTGGCCTCGGCGAACTCCGCGGCCCAGGTGACATCGAGGCCCAGGATGTCGAGGGCGTCGTGCGCGGCGAGCCGACGGACGAGTTGCTGACGCTGGCCGTCCGCGCCG
It includes:
- a CDS encoding ABC transporter substrate-binding protein produces the protein MVGRTNGQAHPAWARGEASPRPAGRGAARRLRCLTVLPLLAGLLSCGSSESDGPVSLNWYNFPDDSGALAEAASNCTRASGGRYRIAYNKLPRGADGQRQQLVRRLAAHDALDILGLDVTWAAEFAEAKWILPWTGSNRRSATEGTLEVPLQTATWKGKLYAVPYNTNTQLLWYRSDLVPRPPKTWAEMLDMARDLAKEGKPHYVEIQGAQYEGLTVWFNTLVESAGGSILNAAATAPSLGPPAVQAATIMHDLATSPAADPSLSNQMEDQNRLAMESGTAAFELNYPFVYPSMKANKPELFKSFRWAPYPGVDPGRPSKPTIGGIDLAIGAYSRHPGLAFEAALCLRNRQNQMTAALKGGLPPTLRALYTDKALAKSYPFASEVLSALENASVRPQTPAYQNVSIAISHTLSPPSGIQPRSDVENIGSQIEDALQSKGLIP
- a CDS encoding carbohydrate ABC transporter permease → MNTPPPATSTAPAPAPGRTEALSEGARQERRLGLLLCAPAVVVMLAVTAYPIGYAIYLSLQRYDLRFPNQARFVGLSNYGAVLSSEFWWEALWVTLFITAVSVTVELVLGFALALVMHRAIFGRGTVRTAILIPYGIVTVVAAYSWQYAWTPDTGYLAALLPSGDAPLTEQWPAIGLIILAEVWKTTPFMALLLLAGLALVPEETLRAAMVDGASAWQRFALVTVPLMKPAILVALLFRTLDAFRIFDNIYILTSGAHGTGSVSILGYDNLFTALNLGIGSAISVLIFLCVGLIAFAFIRLFGAAAPGSQEAGR